In one window of Micromonospora cathayae DNA:
- a CDS encoding NAD+ synthase, which produces MPTLRLALAQVNPTVGDLAGNAELVRRWTRQAADAGAQLVAFPEMVLTGYPVEDLVFRRSFVAASRAALERLAADLAADGLGDLPVVVGYLDADGPPQVSADAEPGRGARNAAAVLHGGTVAARYFKHHLPNYGVFDEDRYFVPGDTLTVVRIGGVDVALTICEDLWQAGGPFAVARQAGVGLVVNINGSPYELNKDDIRSPLVSRRAVEAGAAIAYVNMIGGQDELVFEGDSMVVAADGTLLARAPQFVEHLLLHDLDLPAAPEHGPGSGDLADGMRVTRTRVSGTGPAPDGAPASGGIIEPVADEAEVWQALVLGLRDYVDKNRFPSVVLGLSGGIDSAVVAAIAVDALGPQRVVGVSLPSQHSSEHSREDAADLAKRTGLDYRIEPIQPMVDTFLANMSLSGVTVENLQARVRGVILMALSNQEGHLVLTTGNKSELAVGYSTLYGDSVGGYNPIKDVWKTLVWRLARWRNADAARRGETPPIPENSIGKPPSAELSPGQLDSDTLPDYAVLDPVLIGYVDGDLGRDGLVEAGHDAAVVDRVLRMVDTAEYKRRQSAPGTKISMKAFGRDRRLPITNRWREDS; this is translated from the coding sequence ATGCCCACCCTGCGCCTCGCTCTCGCCCAGGTCAACCCGACGGTCGGCGACCTCGCCGGCAACGCCGAGCTGGTCCGCCGCTGGACCCGGCAGGCGGCCGACGCCGGGGCCCAGCTCGTCGCCTTCCCGGAGATGGTGCTGACCGGCTACCCGGTCGAGGACCTGGTCTTCCGGCGGTCCTTCGTGGCCGCGTCGCGGGCCGCCCTGGAGCGGCTCGCCGCCGACCTGGCCGCCGACGGCCTCGGTGACCTGCCGGTGGTGGTCGGCTACCTGGACGCCGACGGGCCGCCGCAGGTCAGCGCGGACGCCGAGCCGGGGCGCGGGGCCCGCAACGCCGCCGCGGTGCTGCACGGCGGGACGGTGGCGGCCCGCTACTTCAAGCACCACCTGCCCAACTACGGGGTCTTCGACGAGGACCGCTACTTCGTGCCCGGTGACACGCTGACCGTGGTGCGGATCGGCGGGGTGGACGTGGCGCTGACCATCTGCGAGGACCTCTGGCAGGCCGGTGGCCCGTTCGCGGTGGCCCGGCAGGCCGGGGTGGGCCTGGTGGTCAACATCAACGGCTCGCCGTACGAGCTGAACAAGGACGACATCCGGAGCCCGCTGGTCAGCCGGCGGGCCGTCGAGGCCGGGGCGGCCATCGCGTACGTGAACATGATCGGCGGCCAGGACGAGCTGGTCTTCGAGGGTGACTCGATGGTGGTGGCCGCCGACGGCACGCTGCTCGCCCGCGCCCCGCAGTTCGTCGAGCACCTGCTGCTGCACGACCTGGACCTGCCGGCCGCGCCGGAGCACGGGCCGGGGTCCGGTGACCTGGCCGACGGCATGCGGGTCACCCGGACCCGGGTCAGCGGCACCGGGCCGGCTCCGGACGGCGCGCCGGCGTCCGGCGGGATCATCGAGCCGGTCGCCGACGAGGCCGAGGTGTGGCAGGCGCTGGTGCTGGGGCTGCGCGACTACGTCGACAAGAACCGGTTCCCGTCGGTGGTGCTGGGGCTGTCCGGTGGCATCGACTCGGCGGTGGTGGCGGCGATCGCGGTCGACGCGCTCGGCCCGCAGCGGGTCGTCGGCGTCTCCCTGCCCAGCCAGCACTCCTCCGAGCACTCCCGGGAGGACGCCGCCGACCTGGCCAAGCGGACCGGCCTGGACTACCGGATCGAGCCGATCCAGCCGATGGTGGACACCTTCCTGGCGAACATGTCGCTGTCCGGGGTGACCGTGGAGAACCTCCAGGCCCGGGTCCGGGGCGTGATCCTGATGGCGTTGTCGAACCAGGAGGGGCACCTGGTCCTCACCACCGGCAACAAGAGCGAACTGGCGGTCGGCTACTCCACCCTCTACGGCGACTCGGTGGGCGGCTACAACCCGATCAAGGACGTGTGGAAGACGCTGGTCTGGCGGCTGGCGCGGTGGCGCAACGCCGACGCGGCCCGGCGGGGCGAGACGCCGCCGATCCCGGAGAACTCGATCGGCAAGCCGCCCAGCGCGGAGCTGAGCCCGGGGCAGCTCGACAGCGACACGCTGCCCGACTACGCGGTGCTCGACCCGGTGCTGATCGGCTACGTCGACGGTGACCTGGGGCGGGACGGTCTGGTCGAGGCGGGCCACGACGCGGCGGTCGTGGACCGGGTCCTGCGGATGGTGGACACCGCCGAGTACAAGCGCCGGCAGTCCGCCCCGGGCACGAAGATCTCCATGAAGGCGTTCGGCCGGGATCGGCGGCTGCCGATCACCAACCGGTGGCGGGAGGACTCCTGA
- the panB gene encoding 3-methyl-2-oxobutanoate hydroxymethyltransferase, producing the protein MSDAASGSVPTGGRATGETTAQTEVTALYGGPATRRVRARDLLAAKERGERWPMLTAYDQYTAGIFDQAGIPVLLVGDSAANNVFGHETTLPITVDELLPLVRAVVRATRHALVVGDLPFGSYEEGPTQALRTAVRFMKEGGCHAVKLEGGRRCAAQIRAITDAGIPVMAHIGFTPQSEHTIGGYRVQGRGGAAEDVLADARAVAEAGAFAVVLEMVPGEVAKRVTGELTIPTVGIGAGPDTDAQVLVWQDMSGLRTGKAPRFVKRYADLAGVLTDATRRFADEVRAGEFPAAEHTF; encoded by the coding sequence ATGTCCGATGCAGCGAGCGGCAGCGTGCCCACCGGTGGCCGCGCCACCGGGGAGACCACAGCCCAGACCGAGGTGACCGCGCTCTACGGTGGTCCGGCCACCCGCCGGGTCCGGGCCCGGGACCTGCTGGCCGCCAAGGAGCGCGGCGAGCGGTGGCCGATGCTGACCGCGTACGACCAGTACACCGCGGGGATCTTCGACCAGGCGGGCATCCCGGTGCTGCTGGTCGGCGACTCGGCGGCGAACAACGTCTTCGGGCACGAGACCACCCTGCCGATCACCGTCGACGAGCTGCTGCCGCTGGTCCGGGCGGTGGTCCGGGCCACCCGGCACGCGCTGGTCGTCGGCGACCTGCCGTTCGGCTCGTACGAGGAGGGGCCGACCCAGGCGCTGCGTACGGCGGTGCGGTTCATGAAGGAGGGCGGCTGCCACGCGGTGAAGCTGGAGGGCGGCCGGCGCTGCGCCGCCCAGATCCGGGCCATCACCGACGCGGGCATCCCGGTGATGGCGCACATCGGGTTCACCCCGCAGTCCGAGCACACCATCGGCGGGTACCGGGTGCAGGGGCGCGGCGGTGCCGCCGAGGACGTCCTCGCCGACGCGCGGGCGGTGGCCGAGGCGGGCGCGTTCGCGGTGGTGCTGGAGATGGTGCCCGGCGAGGTCGCCAAGCGGGTCACCGGTGAGCTGACCATCCCGACCGTGGGCATCGGGGCCGGCCCGGACACCGACGCGCAGGTGCTGGTCTGGCAGGACATGTCCGGCCTGCGGACCGGGAAGGCCCCCCGGTTCGTCAAGCGCTACGCCGACCTGGCCGGGGTGCTGACCGACGCGACCCGCCGGTTCGCCGACGAGGTCCGCGCCGGGGAGTTCCCGGCCGCCGAACACACCTTCTGA
- the npdG gene encoding NADPH-dependent F420 reductase, whose product MGYDASALPDVSGLTIGIIGGTGDQGRGLAYRFARAGHTVLIGSRSAERADEAAREIAALPGVAAGATVTGTGNEEAARGSDVVVVAVPWAGHAATVAALAEPLAGKIVVDCVNPLGFDKQGPYALPVEEGSAVQQAAALLPDSRVCAAFNHVSAPLLADPEIDRIDLDVLICTEDREVAGVVAALAARIPGMRGIYAGRLRNAHQIEAFTANLIAINKRYKAHAGIRVTDL is encoded by the coding sequence ATGGGATATGACGCGAGCGCACTGCCCGACGTGTCCGGGCTGACCATCGGCATCATCGGGGGCACCGGCGACCAGGGACGGGGGCTCGCCTACCGGTTCGCGCGGGCCGGACACACCGTACTGATCGGGTCCCGGTCCGCCGAACGGGCCGACGAGGCGGCCCGGGAGATCGCCGCCCTGCCCGGCGTGGCGGCCGGGGCCACGGTCACCGGTACCGGCAACGAGGAAGCGGCCCGGGGCAGCGACGTGGTGGTCGTCGCGGTGCCGTGGGCCGGACACGCCGCCACCGTCGCCGCGCTGGCCGAACCCCTCGCCGGCAAGATCGTCGTGGACTGCGTGAACCCGCTCGGTTTCGACAAGCAGGGCCCGTACGCGCTGCCGGTCGAGGAGGGCAGCGCCGTCCAGCAGGCCGCCGCGCTGCTGCCCGACTCCCGGGTGTGCGCCGCGTTCAACCACGTCAGCGCGCCGCTGCTGGCCGACCCGGAGATCGACCGGATCGACCTGGACGTGCTGATCTGCACCGAGGACCGCGAGGTCGCCGGGGTGGTCGCCGCGCTGGCCGCCCGGATCCCCGGCATGCGCGGCATCTACGCCGGCCGGCTGCGCAACGCCCACCAGATCGAGGCGTTCACCGCGAACCTGATCGCCATCAACAAGCGGTACAAGGCACACGCCGGCATCCGGGTCACCGACCTCTGA
- a CDS encoding RNB domain-containing ribonuclease: protein MVIRRVLAPRIDFGALRTELGLPDRFPPDAQREADEAAVTPLPAFADRTDVPLVTLDPATSRDLDQAMCLTRRAGGGYRVRYAIADVATHVRPGGALEAETWRRGQTVYLPDGNVPLHPETLSEGAASLLPDVDRAAVLWTIDLDADAATVGVHLERAVVRSRAKLDYVGVQADADAGRLAEPIALLPELGALLAARGLRRGAVNLPLPEQDVEPDGDGWRLVLRGPVPMEDHNAQISLLTGMAAADLMLAGRVGLLRTMPAPKPEAVARLRAAAAPLGVDWPDGTGVGEVIARLDPAQPRAAAFVDAAAELMRGAAYTAFDGEVPAEPGHGGVAAAYAHVTAPLRRLADRYATEVCLALHEDRPVPEWARAALPRLPETMAGTDRTAGAATRGAIELAEAVLLEHRVGETFEAAVVDVDPPPTRPGREPAGTVALDEPPVRARCTGELPLGERVRVRLVTADPATRKVAFTRA, encoded by the coding sequence GTGGTCATCCGACGCGTACTGGCACCCCGCATCGACTTCGGCGCGCTCCGCACGGAGCTGGGCCTGCCCGACCGGTTCCCGCCCGACGCGCAGCGGGAGGCGGACGAGGCGGCGGTGACCCCGCTGCCGGCGTTCGCCGACCGTACCGACGTCCCGCTGGTCACCCTCGACCCGGCCACCTCCCGCGACCTGGACCAGGCGATGTGCCTGACCCGGCGCGCGGGAGGTGGCTACCGGGTGCGGTACGCCATCGCCGACGTCGCCACCCACGTCCGTCCCGGCGGTGCGCTGGAGGCGGAGACCTGGCGGCGCGGGCAGACCGTCTACCTGCCCGACGGCAACGTGCCGCTGCACCCGGAGACGCTCAGCGAGGGCGCGGCCAGCCTGCTGCCCGACGTCGACCGGGCGGCCGTGCTCTGGACCATCGACCTGGACGCCGACGCGGCCACCGTCGGCGTCCACCTCGAACGGGCCGTGGTGCGCAGCCGCGCCAAGCTCGACTACGTCGGCGTGCAGGCCGACGCGGACGCCGGCCGGCTCGCCGAGCCGATCGCGCTGCTGCCCGAACTGGGCGCCCTGCTGGCCGCGCGCGGGCTGCGTCGGGGCGCGGTCAACCTGCCACTGCCCGAGCAGGACGTCGAACCCGACGGCGACGGCTGGCGGCTGGTGCTGCGCGGCCCGGTGCCGATGGAGGACCACAACGCGCAGATCTCCCTGCTGACCGGCATGGCGGCGGCCGACCTGATGCTGGCCGGACGGGTCGGTCTGCTGCGCACCATGCCCGCCCCGAAGCCGGAGGCGGTGGCCCGGCTCCGCGCCGCCGCCGCCCCGCTGGGCGTCGACTGGCCGGACGGCACGGGCGTCGGCGAGGTGATCGCCCGGCTCGACCCGGCCCAGCCCCGGGCGGCGGCGTTCGTCGACGCCGCCGCCGAGCTGATGCGCGGGGCCGCGTACACCGCCTTCGACGGCGAGGTGCCGGCCGAACCCGGCCACGGCGGGGTGGCCGCCGCGTACGCGCACGTCACCGCGCCGCTGCGGCGGCTCGCCGACCGGTACGCCACCGAGGTCTGCCTCGCCCTGCACGAGGACCGGCCGGTGCCGGAGTGGGCCCGCGCGGCGCTGCCGAGGCTGCCGGAGACGATGGCGGGCACCGACCGTACCGCCGGGGCGGCCACCCGGGGCGCCATCGAGCTGGCCGAGGCGGTGCTGCTGGAGCACCGGGTGGGGGAGACGTTCGAGGCCGCGGTGGTCGACGTGGACCCGCCGCCGACCCGTCCCGGACGCGAACCCGCCGGCACCGTCGCGTTGGACGAGCCACCGGTACGGGCCCGCTGCACCGGCGAGCTGCCGCTGGGCGAGCGGGTCCGGGTCCGGCTGGTCACCGCCGACCCGGCCACCCGGAAGGTCGCCTTCACCCGCGCCTGA
- a CDS encoding roadblock/LC7 domain-containing protein: MSGGVPSEMILPRRTRQTGAMPPLERLPPSLAGNRSLPYRAIGTALAELRLQIPGVTGCVLGGVDGLLITHTMPEGSRPDDLAALAASTFGLGRQVGLSLGQGAFRQSTVRNADGYLSVYAVNSQALLAVIGQDTVNVARLHLHAPGVAERLADLLAGSG, translated from the coding sequence GTGAGCGGCGGTGTCCCGAGCGAGATGATCCTGCCGCGGCGTACCCGGCAGACCGGAGCCATGCCTCCGCTGGAGCGTCTCCCGCCGTCGCTGGCCGGGAACCGTTCGTTGCCGTACCGGGCGATCGGCACCGCCCTGGCCGAGCTGCGGTTGCAGATCCCGGGCGTGACCGGCTGCGTCCTGGGCGGGGTGGACGGCCTGCTCATCACCCACACCATGCCGGAGGGGTCGCGCCCCGACGACCTGGCCGCGCTCGCCGCGAGCACCTTCGGCCTGGGCCGGCAGGTCGGCCTCAGCCTCGGCCAGGGGGCGTTCCGGCAGTCCACCGTCCGCAACGCCGACGGCTACCTGAGCGTGTACGCCGTGAACAGTCAGGCCCTGCTCGCCGTGATCGGCCAGGACACCGTCAACGTGGCCCGGCTCCACCTGCACGCCCCCGGCGTGGCCGAACGGCTCGCCGACCTGCTGGCCGGCAGCGGCTGA
- a CDS encoding TauD/TfdA family dioxygenase yields MAIITEVRHPADWRGDELVHDDGWRLPLTDVHRMELLAAVDALDAAGVPPGDVSAEVFPLPTLGPALRRLSAEVADGRGFALVTGLPVAGLTERRTELLALGVAGHVGRTVPQGPDRVPVLHVRDEGADPARPTTRSYQHRQGLGFHADPTDVVALLCVRPARSGGLSTIVSAVAVHNEIVRTRPDLAEVLYRPWWFDRRTGDGPESFHQRPVYARDEAGGLVAHYGPDYIRSAQRGPQVPPLRPDQVAAMAALDRLTGDPRFTLGMDLRPGDMQFLNNRVVLHSRTAYEDHADPALRRDLLRVWLETGRAGRIAA; encoded by the coding sequence ATGGCGATCATCACCGAGGTACGGCATCCGGCCGACTGGCGTGGCGACGAACTGGTCCACGACGACGGATGGCGGCTGCCGCTGACCGACGTCCACCGGATGGAACTGCTCGCCGCGGTGGACGCCCTCGACGCGGCCGGTGTGCCGCCGGGAGACGTCTCCGCCGAGGTCTTCCCGCTGCCGACGCTCGGCCCGGCGTTGCGTCGGTTGTCCGCCGAGGTGGCCGACGGGCGCGGCTTCGCACTGGTCACCGGGCTACCGGTCGCCGGGCTGACCGAACGCCGGACCGAACTGTTGGCGCTCGGCGTCGCCGGTCACGTCGGCCGGACCGTGCCGCAGGGACCTGACCGGGTGCCCGTGCTGCACGTACGGGACGAGGGCGCCGATCCGGCCCGCCCGACGACCCGCAGCTACCAGCACCGGCAGGGGTTGGGCTTCCACGCCGACCCGACCGACGTGGTGGCGCTGCTCTGCGTCCGGCCGGCCCGCTCGGGTGGGCTCAGCACCATCGTCAGCGCGGTCGCGGTGCACAACGAGATCGTCCGTACCCGGCCCGACCTGGCCGAGGTGCTCTACCGGCCCTGGTGGTTCGACCGCCGTACCGGTGACGGCCCGGAGAGCTTCCACCAGCGGCCGGTGTACGCGCGTGACGAGGCGGGCGGGCTGGTCGCCCACTACGGACCGGACTACATCCGGTCGGCTCAGCGTGGCCCGCAGGTGCCGCCGCTGCGACCGGACCAGGTGGCGGCCATGGCGGCCCTCGACCGGCTCACCGGGGATCCCCGCTTCACGCTCGGCATGGACCTGCGCCCCGGGGACATGCAGTTCCTGAACAACCGGGTGGTGCTGCACAGCCGCACCGCGTACGAGGACCACGCCGACCCGGCGCTGCGCCGGGATCTGCTCCGGGTCTGGTTGGAGACCGGCCGGGCGGGCAGGATCGCGGCATGA
- a CDS encoding OsmC family protein, whose amino-acid sequence MTRLHSYETVVTWTGDRGTGTSGYREYGRDHTVTADGPAPLAGSADPTFRGDPDRWNPEQLLLAALAQCHMLSYLALCARHGVVVTGYVDRAQGTMATQGTGGRFTSAVLRPVVRVASAAMVEKATALHRDAHAGCFIASSVNFPVEHEPTVTADDRAGTPVPD is encoded by the coding sequence ATGACGCGTCTGCACTCGTACGAGACCGTGGTCACCTGGACCGGCGACCGGGGCACCGGCACCAGCGGCTACCGGGAGTACGGCCGGGACCACACGGTGACCGCCGACGGCCCGGCGCCGCTCGCCGGCAGCGCCGACCCGACGTTCCGTGGCGACCCGGACCGGTGGAATCCGGAACAGTTGCTGCTCGCCGCGCTGGCCCAGTGCCACATGCTGTCGTACCTGGCGCTCTGTGCCCGGCACGGGGTGGTGGTCACCGGGTACGTCGACCGGGCCCAGGGCACCATGGCGACGCAGGGCACCGGCGGCCGGTTCACGTCGGCGGTGCTGCGGCCGGTGGTCCGGGTCGCGTCGGCCGCCATGGTGGAGAAGGCCACCGCCCTGCACCGGGATGCGCACGCGGGCTGCTTCATCGCCAGCTCGGTGAACTTCCCGGTCGAGCACGAGCCGACCGTCACCGCCGACGACCGGGCGGGGACGCCGGTGCCCGACTGA
- a CDS encoding LacI family DNA-binding transcriptional regulator, which produces MAPRVTLQTIADRVGVSRMTVSNAFSKPDQLSAALRERILAAAREVGYVGPDPAARALAKGTTGAVGIVLTSSLRFAFTDLVATSLLGAIAEELGPTGLALTLLTSSDDGAVIPARDVAMDGALVYSCDPTSTAVEYLTRRRLPLVYIDQDPVAGIPAVNVDDRSGARAAAQHLLDLGHRRIGLLLSGPHGSYGLITPEDLTVDGHASRQRLLGWRDALDAAGVTPMLARQAGATLEQARDGARLLLDRPDRPTAMLCFSDAVANGARQAAEDLGIRVPDELSLVGFDDNPLAAQIRPALTTVRQDVQAKGRVAAAALTRAIADSRAGRPVTAEHVLLPTELVVRDSTAPPPAA; this is translated from the coding sequence GTGGCACCACGGGTGACCCTCCAGACGATCGCCGACCGGGTCGGCGTCAGTCGGATGACGGTGTCGAACGCGTTCTCCAAGCCCGACCAGCTCTCCGCGGCGCTGCGCGAACGGATCCTCGCCGCCGCCCGGGAGGTCGGCTACGTCGGTCCCGACCCCGCCGCGCGGGCCCTGGCCAAGGGCACCACCGGTGCCGTAGGGATCGTGCTGACCTCCTCGCTCCGCTTCGCCTTCACCGACCTGGTCGCCACCAGTCTCCTCGGCGCGATCGCCGAGGAACTCGGCCCCACCGGGCTGGCGCTCACCCTGCTGACCTCGTCCGACGACGGCGCGGTCATCCCCGCCCGGGACGTCGCCATGGACGGCGCGCTGGTCTACTCGTGCGATCCGACGTCCACCGCCGTCGAGTACCTCACCCGTCGCCGGCTGCCCCTGGTCTACATCGACCAGGACCCGGTGGCGGGGATCCCCGCGGTCAACGTGGACGACCGGTCCGGCGCGCGCGCCGCCGCCCAGCACCTCCTCGACCTCGGACACCGGCGGATCGGGCTGCTGCTGTCCGGCCCGCACGGCAGCTACGGCCTGATCACGCCGGAGGACCTCACCGTCGACGGGCACGCCTCCCGGCAGCGCCTGCTCGGCTGGCGCGACGCGCTCGACGCGGCCGGCGTCACCCCGATGCTGGCCCGCCAGGCCGGTGCCACCCTGGAGCAGGCCCGGGACGGTGCCCGGCTGCTGCTGGACCGGCCGGACCGGCCCACCGCGATGCTGTGCTTCTCCGACGCGGTCGCCAACGGTGCCCGGCAGGCCGCCGAGGACCTCGGCATCCGGGTCCCCGACGAACTGTCGCTGGTCGGCTTCGACGACAACCCGCTGGCCGCGCAGATCCGCCCCGCCCTGACCACGGTCCGGCAGGACGTCCAGGCCAAGGGTCGGGTGGCGGCGGCTGCCCTGACCCGGGCCATCGCGGACAGTCGCGCCGGGCGGCCGGTCACCGCCGAGCACGTCCTGCTCCCCACCGAACTGGTCGTCCGGGACAGCACCGCCCCGCCGCCGGCCGCCTGA
- a CDS encoding SRPBCC family protein produces MKDVLEELAAAHRELGRGDLPAGEAYTVVLRRRYDAEIEDVWDAVTSAERLSRWFLPVSGDLRLGGRYQLQGNAGGEILQCEPPRLLRVSWLFGPDARDGTSEVRVRLTPGPAGDTEFELVHAAVVDEVFFGTYGPGATGVGWDLGLFSLAVHLAGGELGDPSGFESSPEAREASRRSAAAWGEAHLAAGGDPAQVAAAVEATTKFYVPDQG; encoded by the coding sequence ATGAAGGACGTACTGGAGGAGCTGGCGGCCGCGCACCGCGAACTGGGTCGGGGCGACCTGCCGGCCGGTGAGGCGTACACGGTGGTGCTCCGCCGCCGCTACGACGCGGAGATCGAGGATGTCTGGGACGCCGTCACCAGCGCCGAGCGGCTGAGCCGCTGGTTCCTGCCGGTCAGCGGCGACCTGCGGCTGGGCGGGCGGTACCAGCTGCAGGGCAACGCGGGCGGCGAGATCCTCCAGTGCGAGCCGCCCCGGCTGCTGCGGGTGTCCTGGCTCTTCGGCCCGGACGCCCGGGACGGCACCAGCGAGGTCCGGGTGCGGCTGACCCCGGGTCCGGCCGGCGACACCGAGTTCGAGCTGGTCCACGCGGCGGTCGTCGACGAGGTCTTCTTCGGTACGTACGGGCCGGGCGCCACCGGCGTCGGCTGGGACCTGGGCCTGTTCAGCCTGGCCGTGCACCTGGCCGGCGGCGAACTCGGTGACCCGAGCGGCTTCGAGTCGTCACCCGAGGCCCGCGAGGCCAGCCGGCGCAGCGCCGCCGCCTGGGGCGAGGCGCACCTCGCCGCGGGCGGTGACCCGGCGCAGGTCGCCGCCGCGGTCGAGGCCACCACGAAGTTCTACGTCCCGGACCAGGGCTGA
- a CDS encoding ArsR/SmtB family transcription factor — protein MHAFDVLGDPVRRRILELLADGEQTSGAVTEAIRAEFGISQPAVSQHLRVLRDSGFASVRAEGTRRLYAIEAAPLREVDAWLDPFRRFWTQRLDALATELARGRRARRAAARRPTNPADRDGPADDEPSVPPEKG, from the coding sequence GTGCACGCGTTCGATGTCCTCGGCGACCCGGTGCGGCGGCGCATCCTGGAGCTGCTCGCCGATGGTGAACAGACCTCCGGGGCGGTCACCGAGGCCATCCGGGCCGAGTTCGGGATCTCCCAGCCCGCCGTCTCGCAGCACCTGCGGGTGTTGCGGGACAGCGGGTTCGCCTCGGTGCGGGCCGAGGGCACCCGCCGGCTCTACGCGATCGAGGCCGCGCCGCTGCGCGAGGTCGACGCCTGGCTGGACCCGTTCCGTCGGTTCTGGACCCAGCGCCTCGACGCCCTCGCCACCGAGCTGGCCCGGGGCCGGCGGGCGCGCCGGGCCGCCGCCCGCCGGCCGACGAACCCGGCGGACCGCGACGGCCCGGCCGACGACGAACCATCCGTACCACCAGAGAAGGGCTGA
- a CDS encoding ROK family transcriptional regulator — protein sequence MTCTDEAGTSPVEPPANPDRGGAPGRVRSGEKVRPEQVRVHNRELLLRTLYREGPHSRADLARRTGLTRVSVSDVVGELLADDLVVEVGTRTGTRPGKPAIMLEFNERARQTIAVDLSHSTLYRGAVLDLAGTVVARQDVEIDGSTGTEALTKVVGLVAALRDKVTAPLLGIGIGTPGIVDVTGVVLSAPNLGWQDLGLQSTLVQRFSCPVVVSNDANATVLAERSYGRSAADTLLIRVGVGVGAGLLLDGTPVLGSRFAAGEIGHVVVDVASDRKCVCGKLGCLETWLSTRRIQDDLSYAHTDAERSRVLAVAGEALGAVLAPIVAALNVSEIVLSGPHRVLEGPLAAAVMETIRQRALTEVHGDIVLRLSELGDDIVLRGAAAMVTSRQLGLT from the coding sequence GTGACGTGCACTGATGAGGCGGGAACCAGCCCAGTCGAGCCGCCGGCGAACCCCGATCGTGGCGGTGCTCCCGGCCGGGTCCGGTCCGGCGAGAAGGTGCGCCCGGAACAGGTCCGGGTGCACAACCGGGAACTGCTGCTGCGGACCCTGTACCGGGAGGGCCCGCACAGCCGGGCGGACCTGGCGCGCCGCACCGGGCTGACCCGGGTCTCGGTCTCCGACGTGGTCGGTGAACTCCTCGCCGACGACCTCGTGGTCGAGGTCGGCACCCGCACCGGGACCCGGCCCGGGAAACCGGCCATCATGCTCGAGTTCAACGAGCGGGCCCGGCAGACCATCGCGGTGGACCTCAGCCACTCCACCCTCTACCGCGGGGCCGTGCTCGACCTCGCCGGCACGGTGGTGGCCCGGCAGGACGTCGAGATCGACGGCAGCACCGGCACCGAGGCCCTGACGAAGGTCGTCGGCCTGGTCGCCGCGCTCCGCGACAAGGTGACCGCACCGCTGCTCGGGATCGGCATCGGCACCCCCGGCATCGTGGACGTCACCGGCGTGGTGCTCAGCGCCCCCAACCTGGGCTGGCAGGACCTCGGCCTCCAGTCGACGCTGGTGCAACGCTTCTCCTGCCCGGTGGTCGTCTCCAACGACGCCAACGCCACCGTGCTCGCCGAACGCAGCTACGGACGGAGCGCGGCCGACACCCTGCTCATCCGGGTCGGCGTCGGCGTGGGGGCCGGGCTGCTGCTCGACGGCACACCCGTACTGGGCAGCCGGTTCGCCGCCGGCGAGATCGGCCACGTGGTGGTCGACGTCGCCAGCGACCGCAAGTGCGTCTGCGGCAAGCTCGGGTGCCTGGAGACCTGGCTGTCGACCCGCCGCATCCAGGACGACCTCTCGTACGCCCACACCGACGCGGAGCGGAGCCGGGTGCTGGCCGTGGCCGGCGAGGCGCTCGGAGCCGTCCTCGCGCCGATCGTGGCCGCGCTCAACGTCTCGGAGATCGTGCTCAGCGGACCCCACCGGGTGCTGGAGGGGCCGCTGGCCGCAGCCGTGATGGAGACCATCCGGCAGCGCGCGCTGACCGAGGTGCACGGCGACATCGTCCTGCGGTTGTCCGAACTCGGCGACGACATCGTGCTGCGCGGCGCCGCCGCCATGGTGACGAGCCGGCAACTGGGACTCACCTGA